The following proteins are encoded in a genomic region of Corallococcus silvisoli:
- a CDS encoding SGNH/GDSL hydrolase family protein, with product MGMGKALRWCGFGALSLLVGCGGLIEDGDTRESAPGHTDAEVGVPVGPVEAAPTLTLHDGHTVQATPPVAPGEVQFQPGFHQALRESGFVGAVTTYRLRIPVGRAGNRVRVTFRSGNGELTLQRATVAKAGADGALASTPVALTFSGKPGFTTGARSLVTSDPVAFPVAFRDELALSFEVKGAMGQSLINAFPGSYAHTGAYAATQTALGGQPWQQAVAVATVDVEGTPGRAFVAIGDSITEGYTDTWNDTRNAWPALAEAQLGVPVVNSGVSGQGFWDANIQLPQEVLAMQGFTDCIVLLGTNDLGAPDVTVEKLEQRMTQLLDQLQPRCRLWVSTLLPKEKTNEGSYEVVKAQRHEFNAWIRAQKRAEVIDLEAVTRQPNNVDLFIDGLEVDGIHASKEGHRVMAAEVVRVLKARGGL from the coding sequence ATGGGTATGGGAAAGGCGCTGCGGTGGTGCGGCTTCGGTGCCCTGAGCCTGCTCGTGGGGTGCGGCGGCCTCATCGAGGACGGGGATACGAGGGAGTCAGCCCCGGGCCACACGGACGCGGAGGTCGGCGTGCCCGTGGGGCCCGTGGAGGCCGCCCCCACACTGACGCTGCATGACGGACACACGGTGCAGGCCACGCCGCCAGTGGCGCCGGGCGAGGTCCAGTTCCAACCGGGCTTCCACCAGGCCCTGCGCGAGTCCGGCTTCGTGGGGGCCGTCACCACGTACCGCCTGAGGATTCCGGTGGGTCGCGCGGGCAACCGCGTCCGCGTCACCTTCCGTTCGGGCAACGGCGAGCTGACCCTGCAACGGGCCACGGTGGCGAAGGCGGGCGCCGACGGCGCGCTGGCCTCCACGCCCGTGGCCCTCACCTTCAGCGGCAAGCCGGGCTTCACCACCGGCGCGCGTTCGCTGGTGACGTCGGATCCCGTGGCGTTCCCGGTGGCGTTCCGGGACGAGCTGGCCCTCTCCTTCGAGGTGAAGGGCGCCATGGGCCAGAGCCTCATCAACGCGTTCCCCGGCAGCTACGCGCACACGGGCGCGTACGCAGCGACGCAGACCGCGCTGGGCGGGCAACCCTGGCAACAGGCCGTGGCGGTGGCCACGGTGGACGTGGAGGGCACGCCGGGCCGGGCGTTCGTGGCCATCGGGGACAGCATCACCGAGGGCTACACGGACACCTGGAACGACACGCGCAACGCCTGGCCGGCCCTGGCGGAGGCGCAGCTCGGGGTCCCCGTGGTGAACTCGGGCGTGTCCGGGCAGGGCTTCTGGGACGCGAACATCCAGCTGCCGCAGGAGGTGCTTGCGATGCAGGGCTTCACCGACTGCATCGTGCTGCTGGGCACCAATGACCTGGGCGCGCCGGACGTGACGGTGGAGAAGCTGGAGCAGCGGATGACGCAGCTGCTGGATCAGCTCCAGCCCCGGTGCCGGCTGTGGGTGAGCACGCTCTTGCCCAAGGAGAAGACGAACGAGGGCAGCTACGAGGTCGTGAAGGCGCAGCGCCATGAGTTCAACGCGTGGATCCGCGCCCAGAAACGCGCGGAGGTCATCGACCTGGAGGCGGTGACGCGCCAGCCCAACAACGTGGACCTCTTCATCGACGGGCTGGAGGTGGACGGCATCCACGCGTCCAAGGAAGGCCACCGCGTCATGGCCGCGGAGGTGGTGCGCGTGCTCAAGGCGAGGGGCGGCCTGTAG
- a CDS encoding phosphoenolpyruvate carboxylase, translating to MARTRPVDPPLRRDVRLLGRLLGEVLVEQEGQALFEKEEEVRQLAIQRRRGPVAGRRAAAAELAAVLRRLPSEQVEPVLRAFSVYFQLVNLAEQHHRIRRARAHASPTATRPQKGSLEATLLALRAAGVGADKVRETLGTLKVTLTFTAHPTQAVRRTLLEKLYRLAQLLEERDRCALTPREAAANLSSMREEITALWQTDELRRERPTVGDEVKNVHWYVEEMLAEPVSRLPEALDWAFERAYGEPLGALDTPVRVHSWVGGDMDGNPLVTPDVFADTLRAHRARGLRLLLRDVERLGGMLSQSERHARPTQELERSLEEDAKALPEVAKQQGPRTLGEPWRRKLRFMEERLSLALKHVLARREGRASTLAPGAYRSPEALGDDLAVLERSLFAARAEHAGLREVRRMSERVRALGLGLGELEVRVPAEDAVSAAASIAGGPPPSEGGQRLLDVLKRLREGQDEGGESVCRTLILSMASTAEDVLAAFQCLKHAGLWDAERQCATVDVAPLFEQLGALDGGPDVLRQLFAHPEYRQHLKGRGVQEVMVGYSDSGKEVGLLAASAALYRAQVALTQVADEAEVPLRLFHGRGETVARGGGPAQTAILALPPGTVAGAYKATEQGEAMDHKYARPELTQRTLELVLGGVLLHTLDAQPRPSPEDESAFRAAFDVLAESGRQAYRSLVWDDPRFVEFFMTGTPVEEIAALPIGSRPSKRKAGGLETLRAIPWSFAWTQTRAILPAWYGVGSALESYAATPEGAALLQRMYKEWPFFHTVIDNVTMVLAKTDMAIAARYAKLAPASTRPLWLRIQQEHARTRRAVKSLTGEAKLLDNNPQLQRSIALRNPYVDPMSFLQVELLKRKRDGDAECDRPLLLALNGIAAGMRNTG from the coding sequence ATGGCGCGTACACGTCCCGTGGATCCCCCGCTGCGGCGGGATGTCCGGCTCCTGGGCCGGCTTCTGGGTGAGGTGCTGGTCGAACAGGAGGGGCAGGCCCTGTTCGAGAAAGAGGAGGAGGTCCGCCAGCTGGCCATCCAGCGCCGGCGGGGGCCGGTGGCGGGGCGGCGCGCCGCGGCGGCGGAGCTGGCGGCGGTGTTGCGGCGGCTGCCCTCGGAGCAGGTGGAGCCGGTGCTGCGCGCCTTCTCCGTCTACTTCCAGCTGGTGAACCTGGCGGAGCAGCACCACCGCATCCGCCGCGCGCGGGCCCACGCGAGCCCCACCGCCACCCGGCCCCAGAAGGGGTCGCTGGAGGCGACGCTCCTCGCGCTGAGGGCCGCGGGGGTGGGCGCGGACAAGGTGCGCGAGACGCTGGGGACGCTGAAGGTGACGCTGACGTTCACCGCGCACCCGACGCAGGCGGTCCGGCGCACGCTGCTGGAGAAGCTCTATCGGCTGGCGCAGCTCTTGGAAGAGCGCGACCGGTGCGCGCTCACCCCGCGCGAGGCGGCCGCGAACCTGTCGTCCATGCGCGAGGAGATCACCGCGCTCTGGCAGACGGACGAGCTGCGCCGCGAGCGCCCCACCGTGGGTGACGAGGTGAAGAACGTCCACTGGTACGTGGAGGAGATGCTGGCGGAGCCGGTGTCCCGGCTGCCGGAGGCGCTGGACTGGGCCTTCGAGCGCGCCTACGGCGAGCCCCTGGGCGCGCTGGACACGCCCGTCCGCGTGCACTCGTGGGTGGGCGGCGACATGGACGGCAACCCGCTGGTGACGCCCGACGTGTTCGCGGACACGCTGCGCGCGCACCGGGCCCGGGGCCTGCGGCTGCTGCTGCGCGACGTGGAGCGGCTGGGGGGGATGCTGTCGCAGTCGGAGCGGCACGCGCGCCCCACCCAGGAGCTGGAGCGGTCGCTGGAGGAGGACGCGAAGGCGCTGCCGGAGGTGGCGAAGCAGCAGGGGCCGCGCACGCTGGGCGAGCCGTGGCGGCGCAAGCTGCGCTTCATGGAGGAGCGGCTGTCGCTGGCCCTCAAGCACGTGCTGGCCCGGCGTGAGGGGAGGGCGTCCACGCTCGCGCCGGGCGCCTACCGCTCTCCGGAGGCCCTGGGCGACGACCTGGCGGTGCTGGAGCGGTCGCTCTTCGCGGCCCGCGCCGAGCACGCCGGGCTGCGCGAGGTGCGCCGCATGTCCGAGCGCGTCCGCGCGCTGGGCCTGGGCCTGGGCGAGCTGGAGGTGCGCGTCCCCGCGGAGGACGCGGTGAGCGCGGCGGCCTCCATCGCCGGGGGACCGCCTCCCTCCGAGGGGGGCCAGCGGCTGCTGGACGTGCTGAAGCGGCTTCGCGAGGGCCAGGACGAGGGCGGCGAGTCCGTCTGCCGCACCCTCATCCTCTCCATGGCCTCCACGGCGGAGGACGTCCTGGCGGCCTTCCAGTGCCTGAAGCACGCGGGGCTCTGGGACGCGGAGCGCCAGTGCGCCACCGTGGACGTGGCGCCGCTCTTCGAGCAGCTGGGCGCGCTGGATGGCGGGCCCGACGTGCTGCGCCAGCTGTTCGCGCACCCGGAGTACCGCCAGCACCTGAAGGGCCGGGGCGTGCAGGAGGTGATGGTGGGCTACAGCGACTCCGGCAAGGAGGTGGGCCTGCTCGCCGCGAGCGCCGCGCTGTACCGCGCCCAGGTGGCGCTCACCCAGGTGGCGGACGAGGCCGAGGTGCCCCTGCGCCTGTTCCACGGCCGGGGGGAGACGGTGGCGCGCGGCGGCGGCCCCGCGCAGACGGCCATCCTCGCGCTGCCGCCGGGCACGGTGGCCGGGGCCTACAAGGCCACGGAGCAGGGCGAGGCGATGGACCACAAGTACGCGCGCCCGGAGCTCACGCAGCGCACGCTGGAGCTCGTGCTGGGCGGCGTGCTCCTGCACACGCTCGACGCGCAGCCGCGCCCGTCCCCCGAGGACGAGTCGGCCTTCCGCGCCGCGTTCGACGTGCTCGCGGAGTCGGGCCGTCAGGCGTACCGGTCGCTCGTGTGGGACGACCCGCGCTTCGTGGAGTTCTTCATGACGGGCACGCCGGTGGAGGAGATCGCCGCGCTGCCCATCGGCTCACGCCCCAGCAAGCGCAAGGCGGGCGGGCTGGAGACGCTGCGCGCGATCCCCTGGAGCTTCGCCTGGACGCAGACGCGCGCCATCCTCCCGGCCTGGTACGGCGTGGGCAGCGCGCTGGAGTCCTACGCGGCCACCCCCGAGGGCGCGGCGCTCTTGCAGCGCATGTACAAGGAGTGGCCCTTCTTCCACACGGTCATCGACAACGTGACCATGGTGCTGGCGAAGACGGACATGGCCATCGCGGCGCGGTACGCGAAGCTGGCCCCCGCGTCCACGCGGCCCCTGTGGCTGCGCATCCAGCAGGAGCACGCGCGCACGCGCCGCGCGGTGAAGTCGCTGACCGGCGAGGCGAAGCTCCTGGACAACAATCCGCAGTTGCAGCGGAGCATCGCGCTGCGCAACCCCTACGTGGACCCGATGTCCTTCCTCCAGGTGGAGCTGCTCAAGCGCAAGCGCGACGGGGACGCGGAGTGCGACCGCCCGCTGCTCCTGGCGCTCAACGGCATTGCTGCGGGGATGCGGAACACCGGTTAG
- a CDS encoding CotH kinase family protein → MGFRYLPSLLVGLLVLSGSACGPEPERRVSEAELPPPARPYVTIEGHAVDTHRLSGTVWSDAGVPRVEVYEDGRFLGYADVEAGRWSLPWWPGRRALAVEVVAKDRQGVESRARVDFQHLAFDARPGLYQQEALLTLPTTRGVRTNFTLDGSLPTPESPLYTGPLVLLPRPTTPVTWAYVPTTPVSAPEGSRWAAPLEVVPQATVVRYQQYVGTVPVGPVSTRTFLIGRTPYTLPVLSLVTDAANFFDAERGIYVPGRISEASPGDPGAGNYMQDGKEWERPVYVEWFEATGARVFAQDAGVRIHGSGSAVLPQKSLRLYAKEEYGPKTFSGAVFPGSTVTDFTRLLVRTSGQDQGDTKLRDCALQRLLAETRLALQPCRPTLVFFDGEYWGLHELRERYDEYYLASHYGVDRKKVVILERFGEVNVGEAGDEQHYLDLIDYVQANDPAIPANYAWVGTRMDVDDFIDYQVAQLYLGNEDWPENNVKFWRLRTKAYAPGAPYGQDGRWRWLVYDLDFALHSGPDFDSLGRVLEDPTLEAWSVVLLRRLLRSPEFKARFIERFLWHLDHTFTAERVTAYLDAAAADLEPEMPGHVARWSQPASMEAWRLNLAWVRETAIQRPAFMRRFLERHLGPLTPPEAEANAQ, encoded by the coding sequence ATGGGCTTCCGATACCTCCCGTCCCTGCTCGTAGGTCTCCTCGTCCTTAGCGGGTCCGCCTGTGGACCCGAACCGGAGCGGCGCGTCTCGGAGGCGGAGCTTCCCCCGCCCGCGCGGCCGTACGTCACCATCGAAGGGCACGCGGTGGACACGCACCGGCTGTCCGGCACGGTGTGGAGCGATGCGGGGGTGCCCCGGGTGGAGGTGTACGAGGACGGGCGCTTCCTGGGCTATGCCGACGTGGAGGCCGGCCGGTGGAGCCTGCCCTGGTGGCCGGGCCGACGGGCGCTGGCGGTGGAGGTGGTGGCGAAGGACCGTCAGGGCGTCGAGTCGCGGGCCCGCGTCGACTTCCAGCACCTCGCGTTCGACGCGCGGCCCGGCCTCTATCAGCAGGAGGCGCTGCTGACGCTGCCCACGACGCGGGGCGTGCGGACGAACTTCACGCTGGACGGCTCCCTGCCCACGCCCGAGTCCCCGCTCTACACGGGGCCCCTGGTGCTGCTGCCCCGTCCCACGACGCCGGTGACCTGGGCCTATGTCCCCACGACGCCGGTGAGCGCCCCCGAGGGTTCCCGGTGGGCCGCGCCGCTGGAGGTGGTGCCGCAGGCCACGGTGGTGCGCTACCAGCAATACGTGGGGACGGTGCCGGTGGGGCCCGTGTCCACGCGCACGTTCCTGATTGGACGGACGCCGTACACGCTCCCGGTGCTGTCGCTGGTCACCGACGCGGCGAACTTCTTCGACGCGGAGCGGGGCATCTACGTCCCCGGCCGCATCTCCGAGGCGAGCCCCGGTGACCCGGGGGCGGGCAACTACATGCAGGACGGCAAGGAGTGGGAGCGGCCCGTCTACGTGGAGTGGTTCGAAGCCACGGGCGCGCGCGTCTTCGCGCAGGACGCCGGGGTGCGCATCCACGGCTCCGGCAGCGCCGTGCTGCCGCAGAAGAGCCTGCGCCTGTACGCGAAGGAGGAGTACGGGCCGAAGACGTTCTCCGGCGCGGTGTTCCCCGGCTCCACGGTGACGGACTTCACGCGGTTGCTGGTGCGCACGTCCGGGCAGGACCAGGGCGACACGAAGCTTCGCGACTGCGCGTTGCAGCGGCTGCTCGCCGAAACGCGGCTGGCGCTCCAGCCGTGCCGGCCCACGCTGGTGTTCTTCGACGGCGAGTACTGGGGCCTGCACGAGCTGCGCGAGCGCTATGACGAGTACTACCTCGCGTCGCACTACGGCGTGGACCGCAAGAAGGTCGTCATCCTGGAGCGGTTCGGGGAGGTGAACGTCGGCGAGGCGGGCGACGAGCAGCACTACCTGGACCTCATCGACTACGTCCAGGCGAACGACCCGGCCATCCCGGCGAACTACGCCTGGGTGGGGACGCGGATGGACGTGGATGACTTCATCGACTACCAGGTCGCGCAGCTGTACCTGGGCAACGAGGACTGGCCGGAGAACAACGTGAAGTTCTGGCGGCTGCGCACGAAGGCGTACGCGCCGGGGGCGCCCTACGGGCAGGACGGCCGCTGGCGCTGGCTCGTGTATGACCTGGACTTCGCCCTGCACTCGGGCCCGGACTTCGACAGCCTGGGCCGCGTGCTGGAGGACCCGACGTTGGAGGCATGGTCCGTCGTCCTCCTGCGGCGGCTGCTCCGGTCACCGGAGTTCAAGGCCCGCTTCATCGAGCGCTTCCTCTGGCACCTGGACCACACCTTCACCGCGGAGCGGGTGACGGCCTATCTGGATGCGGCCGCCGCGGACCTGGAGCCGGAGATGCCTGGCCACGTGGCGCGCTGGAGCCAGCCGGCCTCCATGGAGGCCTGGCGGTTGAACCTCGCGTGGGTGCGCGAGACGGCGATCCAGCGTCCTGCCTTCATGCGGCGGTTCCTGGAGCGGCACCTGGGGCCGCTCACGCCGCCCGAGGCCGAGGCCAACGCTCAGTAG
- a CDS encoding DUF2845 domain-containing protein, with translation MRTLSASLVLACLALPSLVHASALRCDNKLVSEGASQADALAKCGEPVTRQSRTEYVTNKVKSKTPMEEASTEVTSSTTFEEWTYNFGPHRLMQVAIFRDGRLVDVRSGSYGY, from the coding sequence ATGCGCACCCTGTCCGCCAGCCTCGTCCTCGCTTGCCTCGCCCTGCCCTCGCTCGTCCACGCCTCCGCGCTGCGCTGCGACAACAAGCTTGTCTCCGAGGGGGCGTCCCAGGCGGATGCGCTGGCCAAGTGCGGCGAACCGGTGACGCGGCAGAGCCGCACGGAGTACGTCACCAACAAGGTCAAGTCGAAGACCCCCATGGAGGAAGCCTCCACGGAGGTCACCTCCTCGACCACCTTCGAGGAGTGGACCTACAACTTCGGCCCCCACCGGCTGATGCAGGTGGCCATCTTCCGCGATGGCCGCCTCGTGGACGTGCGCAGCGGCTCGTACGGCTACTGA